One Glycine soja cultivar W05 chromosome 2, ASM419377v2, whole genome shotgun sequence genomic region harbors:
- the LOC114375323 gene encoding uncharacterized protein LOC114375323 — translation METAQFINDKGIHKIQKKLNEVEDLASNRSLSDDEIKSKRELQQQLWEASTAYESLLRQKSRAKWLKEGDNNSTYFHKVINFRRHYNGLQGFLIQGEWIQNPNDVKKEAEQREFLAVPFLDLEIKEAVWSCDGHKCPGPDGFNFKFIKEFWEMMKTDFRRFVDEFHVHGSFPRGSNASFIALIPKTKHPQSFDDYRPISLIGSCLHSASISILINDNPSKEFLPTRGLRQGDTLAPLLFNIVGEGITGMMRQVVHKNLYRSFLVGKKKEPINILQYADDTVFVGEAVWENIHVIKALLRGYELASGLNINFAKSQFGIIGGGVNWSLEAANILPCRQLEYPFLYLGLPIGANPSSQFVWEPLISKFKSKLAKWAQRDISMAGKITLINSVGSGENIKFWTDNWLGEQHTLQQKYNQLFLISRQQKDHISQMGHSNHNSWRWDMRWRRNLFDHESHLAVQFMEEISFVPIQR, via the exons ATGGAG ACTGCACAATTCATAAATGATAAGGGGATCCACAAAATTCAGAAGAAGCTCAATGAAGTGGAGGATTTAGCATCTAATAGAAGCCTATCTGATGATGAGATAAAGTCTAAGAGAGAATTACAGCAACAATTGTGGGAGGCCTCAACAGCTTATGAATCTTTATTAAGGCAGAAATCTAGAGCTAAATGGCTAAAAGAAGGGGACAACAACTCAACTTATTTCCATAAAGTCATCAATTTCAGAAGACATTATAATGGTCTTCAAGGATTTCTCATTCAGGGTGAATGGATTCAGAACCCCAATGATGTTAAGAAGGAGGCT GAGCAGAGGGAGTTTTTGGCTGTTCCTTTTTTGGATTTGGAGATCAAAGAAGCAGTGTGGAGTTGTGATGGGCACAAATGTCCTGGACCTGATGGCTTCAACTTCAAATTCATTAAAGAATTTTGGGAAATGATGAAAACTGACTTCAGAAGATTTGTAGATGAATTCCATGTGCATGGCAGCTTCCCTAGAGGCAGTAATGCTTCTTTCATAGCTCTAATTCCCAAAACCAAACACCCCCAGTCATTTGATGACTACAgaccaatctccttgattggat CTTGCCTCCACTCAGCATCTATATCAATTTTGATTAATGACAACCCTTCTAAGGAATTTCTCCCTACAAGGGGTTTGAGACAGGGGGATACCCTAGCTCCCTTACTATTCAATATTGTAGGTGAAGGTATTACTGGTATGATGAGACAAGTAGTCCACAAAAACCTCTATAGAAGCTTCTTGGTTGGAAAGAAAAAGGAGCCTATCAACATTTTGCAGTATGCTGATGATACTGTCTTTGTAGGAGAGGCTGTGTGGGAGAATATTCATGTTATAAAGGCCTTATTAAGAGGATATGAATTAGCTTCTGGTTTAAATATTAACTTTGCTAAAAGTCAGTTTGGGATAATAGGGGGTGGAGTCAATTGGTCTTTGGAAGCAGCCAATATTTTGCCCTGTCGACAGCTGGAATATCCTTTCCTCTATTTAGGCTTACCTATTGGGGCTAATCCTTCTAGCCAGTTCGTGTGGGAGCCTCTCATTTCTAAATTCAAGTCTAAATTAGCCAAATGGGCTCAAAGAGATATATCCATGGCTGGGAAGATCACCCTTATCAATTCT GTTGGGAGTGGGGAGAATATTAAATTCTGGACTGATAACTGGCTAGGGGAACAACACACCCTACAGCAGAAGTATAATCAGCTTTTCCTCATAAGTAGACAGCAAAAGGACCACATCTCTCAAATGGGACATTCTAATCATAATAGCTGGAGGTGGGACATGAGGTGGAGGAGGAATCTCTTTGATCATGAAAGCCATTTGGCTGTGCAGTTTATGGAGGAAATCAGTTTTGTTCCTATTCAAAGATAG